Genomic DNA from Candidozyma auris chromosome 1, complete sequence:
TTAAGTCCAAATTAATTTGCCCAGAGATCTCATTTTTTAGACATTCATTATAATCATTCATGAAATCAGAAACCAAGACTCCATTTCCTTCAGCTACATAATACAGATATTTAGATACTTACTTCATGTCATTGTCGCCCCACCCTCTATGTCTTCTCGATGTCGCCTGCATATCTTTCCCGGTTACTatattctccttctttaaAAACTAGCTGGAATAAAGCCATGGGAGTCGATCTAGATAGATATGTCAAGCCAGGCAGGAGTTTCTATCTCGCATTAGGATTAGAAGGCTCGGCAAATAAGCTAGGCGTTGGTGTCATCAAACATAATACCGGTGAGTTATCGGACACTAATCGAGCTGAGGTCCTATCCAATGTCAGAGATACATACATCACACCTCCAGGTGAGGGTTTCTTGCCAAGAGACACCGCTAGGCATCACAGAAATTGGGTAGTCCGCATAATAAAACGAGCTTTAGCGGATGCCAAAATTTGCGGTGAGGACTTGGATTGTATTTGCTTCACACAGGGTCCTGGCATGGGCGCCCCATTACAGAGTGTTGTAATTGCGGCGAGAACACTATCACAACTTTGGGAAAAACCTCTTGTTGGTGTCAATCACTGTGTTGGTCATATAGAGATGGGAAGAGAGATCACAGGAGCTCAAAATCCTGTTGTTCTTTATGTGTCAGGAGGCAACACACAAGTCATCGCATACTCCAAACAAAGATACCGTATTTTTGGTGAAACCCTAGATATAGCCATTGGGAACTGTTTGGACAGATTTGCACGAACGCTAAGAATTCCGAATGAGCCGGCCCCTGGGTACAATATAGAACAAATGGCCAAGAAAGGACGTCATTTGGTTCCCTTGCCATACACAGTGAAAGGAATGGATCTTTCCATGTCAGGTATTTTGGCTCATATTGATGAAATCGCTAAGGAGTTATTCAAGAAAGGGggcaaaaaattgaaggatgcAGAGACAGATGAGCCTATCACAGCAGAGGATTTGTGTTTTTCTCTTCAGGAAACTCTTTTCGCTATGTTAGTCGAGATCACGGAGAGAGCTATGGCACATGTCCAAAGTAATCAGGTTTTGATTGTTGGAGGCGTTGGCTCCAATGAACGCCTACAAGAGATGATGGCATTAATGGTAAAGGATAGAAGAAACGGCTCGGTTCATGCCACAGACGAACGATTCTGCATTGACAATGGCATCATGATTGCGCATGCTGGTCTACTCGGCTATAGGATGGGTCAGGTCAACGATCTCAAGGACACCGTTTGTACACAACGATTCAGAACGGATGAGGTGTTCGTGGAATGGAGGGATGATTAATTTGATGATTCTGTACCAAAATTGTAGCACGATCCGGCAAGTAGATCGCTAGAGACGGTCTTTTTGCCCAGTGTGGTCGCAGATCAAGTAGACTTTTTTAGGCTTGATAACTTTACAATCCAGTTGTCGCAGTCAGATACGGGTCTTACAGATACAATCAGTTCAATCTTCTATTAGTAAGTCTATCAAgggaaaaaagaagctgttCAGGTGATGTGTCTACCAACCACGACAACGCGTCCTATTTCCTCCCTGTACAAGAACTTTAGCCTGTTAAGCATTTGTATCACTGGTTTTCGAAGTTTTGGGCCCCCTGACGAGTGCAAGCCTCGTCCAGTGATAACGTCAAGAGGTTCAACGAAAGCTGCCCTTGAGCCAAACTTTGAGAGAATGCCGTGCGCTTGTCTTTCTCTTATCTCCTCATTCCaccacttcttcacctcaCGTTCTGCTAATTGAACGGCCTCGCCTACGAGATAGCCATGAAGATCAACTATTCCAGAGACAGGGGATGGCAAAGATTGAGTCTTCGAAAGCAGGGACATTCCAGAGTTCATCGTGTTGAAAGTGGAAGAGGGGGTGAACTTCCATGCTTTCTGGGGAACATTTTTACAGGCTTTGAGGATATCGGCAGCCTTCGATTCAACCTGATATGTAGTATCAAGTCCTAGTTTTGGATCAAAAGTGAGCTTGGTGGCAGCATGATCCACGAAAAGGTAAGCCACACGTAGCACCCTATCGACAGCTCCCTCGAAGAACTCGAGACACTTTACAAGAAACGCATAGTTCACCTGCTGCAAGAGCGTTTGTTGTTCGATTTGTTTCCTCAACTCTTCGGCCTCTCGGCTCGTATCATTGTATGTGTAAGAGACTCCTTGAAACACCAGTTTAGAGAGATTGTTGCGTGAGTCTTGTACTCGAGAACCCTTCATTCGCTTTTTGCGTCTATAATTACACATAATGTCTGCCAATGCCAGCATTCGGCAGCCATTCCTCTGCAAATACGGCTCAATAATGTCTTCCAGAAGTCCTGTAACAATCATCAATTCATTTGAAGTGGCGTCCAGTGCTGTGTACGCTTCAAATACTTTCGAAACATCGTCCTCATTCTCACGAAGAAGTCGtctcaacttctctgtGTCAGCGTCAGGTAGGATGTCTTGCAACCTCCTGAGTTCAGGCGACTCCGGGTTCTGTGAGTATTCTTGctccttgatcaaatctTCTATAACTATCTCGATTCGGTCGCATTTATTCAACCTGTTCAAGAGCTCATCTCTGGACCAGTTTGGAAAGAGGCCAGCTAGAGTATCCACCAGCGACGATATGCTCATGGGCACTTGTATCAGGTTGACTTGAGGAGGTGTTGTTTTGCATCGCAAGCTGATACACCATGCTGAACGCGCGAGAATGAAGTCTACAACGTGAGGCAGCATGCAATTTTAAATGTCTTCTAGATTAAGCTTACCATCAATGTCgtcttttttgaagaacaacagCCTTGATTGCTGATAGCCACTTCGTCATATCTTGCTCACTCTGAGCACCTAAATATGTCCTCTTAGTTGGGGTGATCACCATAAGACACCAACTTTTCCCTCTAGTGCCGTCCACCTCGATGACGTCCATTACCTTATCCATGCTTATGACTTTGTACGCCTGGCCCTTATGCTCCTTCAGTTTGCAGAAGTAAATTGCCTTATTAGTGACAATCACATACAACTTCCTCCACTGACTATAGCGTTTCCGAAGCTTTCGAAGCTCACCCTGCTCTACCAAATACTCCTCTTCGTTTTTGTCCATCAGCAAATTGGATAGGTGGCTTGCAGCTGCCTCTTGATCGTCCTCCTCGTTTGAGTCGTCCTCGTATTGTTTAACAACAGTCTCCAAAGCCTTCATCCAGCGACTTTGGAGCTCCTTAGTTTCCACTCGAAAGTGGTAAACACGATTGCTTGTGTATATTGCAAAGTGATGTTCATGCTCCTTGTGGGCTTCCTGAACGTCACTGAATGCTAACAACTCCGATTTACTAAGCACTTTACTAGGCTTATGCtctgagctcttcttgtAGTAACTGAGCTGGCAATTTCGGAGCACCATCCAGCGTTTGTGCCATTGATGTGTTTTGATCGATCGTTTTTGAACCCACGACAGGAAAACAACCTTGTTGTCGTCAAACTGTGATTCCACAGTATCTGCTATCTCGGACTCTGATCCCATCATCGTCGTGTTAGTCATATGCACGAATTAAGAATTGTGGCGTCAACTTATCGGTTtcgcttttttttttcttttttttattctccGTTTATTGAGTAAAGAAAGGTCTTGGATGAGCTCGTAAAGAGTTAGATGTCAGAAATCCGCTCCTCAAAAAAGGTGAATGCGAGGTACATACACAATTTAAGTTGACGGCTTGGTTATGCAGCGCGCACCAAGTTACGAGGTGGCTAACATGTCAACACCTACCTGGCATTCCTGAATGAAGTGAGCAGCTATTTGTACCTTTAAAGTGGGCTGTGTATCTTGCACTCAGGCCTCGTTTTCCATGGCTGCCTTGATTACCCCTATCACCGCGCTTGTTTGGATCTTTTCATTCCCACCTCTCGAAACACCATATTCAATGTCAGCTaactctttcaaaattgcAATTCTGGTTTGTGACTTGAGCTCGTATCCCAGTAAAATCTCCACAAATGCCTGAACGAGATCTATCAAGGCCAATCCTTTCGTCTTTTTGAACCTATCAAAGGTTAAATAGCTTGTCGTCCAATCTTCTTGTAGGATGGAATCTAGGATGGTTTCTATGTCTTCTGGATCAGGTGCGCCAACACACTCGTAAATCATCTTctcgtcaatttcatcatttgcGGAGTCTAAAGCGGCCTTACATGCTTGTAATACATTGAGGGCCCTTCTCATATCGCCCTTGGATAATTTGAGAAGTGCCTCCTCAGCTTTCATGGACATAATAAGGCTTTCCTTTTCGATCACATACTTGATTTGGTCCCTTACTGCATTTTCAGAAAGTGGCTGGAAGCGGAATCGAGTACATCTGGAGATCAATGCTGGATTCAATTTATGAGAGTAGTTGGCCAATATACAGAAACGAGTATTCTTTGTGTACCTCTCTATGATTCGTCTCAACGAGTTTTGTGCCACGGAAGTCATAGCATCTGCTTCATCCaagatgatgagtttgaACCCACGACTGAAAATTTGCATCGTAGACGCAAACTCCTTGATCCGATTCCTCACAACTTCAATACCTCTATCATCGGAGGCGTTCAATTCCAACACCATGTTTTTGTAGTTAGGCCCATATATTTCTTTTGCCAAAGCAGTAATTGTGGATGTTTTACCTGTACCTGGAGGCCCGTAGAATAGAAGGTGTGGTAACCTTCCTTCGTGTACAAACTTTCTCACGGTGGAGATGATCTCTTCCTGGCCGAAcacatcatcaagatttGAGGGACGGTACTTCTCCACCCTAAATGTTAGTATTTACTGTAATCAGTAAAGCGCTGCATATACATACCAAGGCAAATTACTTTTTGCGTTTGAATTGCTCATGGTAGATTAATGATCAGTTGAAATATTTGATGTATCTGGGACCAATACGCGTAGCAAAATCTCGAGATCTCGCACGTGACTTTCGAGGAAGAATTAAATTGTAGAGCAAGGCATTAATTCAACTGATGTAATATTCAATCtgttgcaaaatcaagattcGATCTATAATTTAAACTTTGAACGAATGTGGAATATGATTTAAAATCTGTTTATGTCAGGTCTGGTGAGCAAGAGTCGGCTTGTTTTTGCGCGCCCTGGATTCGAACTTCCAACGACCTCAGGCTTTGCATCAACTGATTTCGGTCAAATTTCCTGTGACTCGAAGCATCACTGCTCAGTTTGTTGTAAAAAGATATCAGCTGTCTTTAGGAGAAGtttcagaaaaaaaaaatggtaAATCTCTTTGTATAGCGTGTCATCTTTATGCAAGGACAATGCTAATCTTCTCTGTATTGTTAAAATTGACAGATGTACTACCGCGAACGATAGTACGACTAGACAAATTTTTGGCAGCATATATCTCGTCTCATTAAAACGTCGAAATCCTTCTATCTCTCAAGAAATAGCGAAAAATATAATCAGACACTATAAAGTACTTCCGAGAGTTTTTGTAGATGATTGAAAATTACTAATGGTGAGGCCTCTGTCAAGGACATTGACGATGCTGACGCTGGTACTTCTTCGGGTACCTCGACTGCTTCCAccaagaagctgaagagaGACTTCGGTCCAACTACACTTGTGCAGAAGAGACTTTACTAAATGTATCCAGCTGGGTCTGGAGGGAAAGAAAGGCGTTACCCGTCGTATATGGTTTAAGTAATAATAAGAATTGCCAGAGcaaaaattaaaaaaaaattaccCCAATGGGTCAATAAACGCACACTTAATGACGAGTGAAATTTCATAGAATAGTCACGGCTGAAGTTCAGAGGGGACCATTCGCACCGCACGGTAATGGATTGACACTAGTTGAGGATATTAggggttttgttttctataatgatatagttttcgaGTTAGTATGGAAGTGGCAACACTGAAATCCTAACGCTCCTCTAATACATGAAatctataaaaaaaaaaaaggccGTTTTACCTATATTGCCATTGAGTTTTATAGGTTTTATAGTTTGAGAGAGGGCAATCTTGCTCTAATTCAGCTTACCCTTAATCAAATGTCGGGCGATATAAAAGAGTGATGAATTATATGGCCGCCTTCAAAGAAATAAAGTCCAAAAACGTCTTCAAAGTATCcttttccctttttttttaaaaaaaaaagagaaaacttTGTGGGAAGAGGTGTTATTGCCCTAACTCCTCATTTCACACTGTTGCAAGAAAATAAAAGCTAGGCAAAATTGAAGTTTCAAAGAGCCGATAGTGATAATTATAGTCTACCGATTGGAAAATGCAGTATGAAAGTATTAATTCTTATAATGCTGTCAATCCTGTAGCATAATCAGCACAGGTGAATCATTTAAACTTCAGCTAGCTTCTATTAAATAAACCATAGGAAGTGAATGATAATGGGGACCATCCAAAGGATAGTAGATGCTCGAGACGCACCACTCTTAACTGCGTGAGGGACACCAAGAAAGTTGCAAGTGGCGTATTCTGCTCCTATGTCCCAGAAATAAGAAAGACGTATAGATTCATTCTTTCTAGGGCAATGAAACCCAAAGTTTGAGGGACAGTCACGAACGATAGCCTGGCAAACGTTGACACATGGAAGAACTTCGAAGTAGTTTTGAGGAGGTACAATCTCATCTGTGATGAAAGTGTTTCTAGATTCATTGGGTTGTCTCTCGACATATCCTGTGATGTTTCTCGTAGAACAACGTGGAATGGTCACTGAGCATAGCCAATTCTTATACAGCCTTGCACAATCCGTACAAGTCCTGATTGGTGAATAAATTGCATCCATCGTCGTATTGCATGCGATCTGTTGTaaagcttttgagaaattgGCATAAAGATTTTTCGCTCTGTCATCGAAGATGCCAGCCAAGGAACTTCTTTCTGCGAGATGGTCTAATGACAGAGCCGGTACCGAATAAGCAACTTCATCACAAAACTCTAGGTCATAAATTAAGCTGCACGCAGATGAGCTCATAGTTTCAAACTCGAATTTAGAATACACTGCACCGCCTAGCTTCGACCCCGAGAAATCTGAAACCAAAAATCCCACATACTTAGTACTTGCGTTCAACCCTCCAACAAAAAATTGCTGTCGAAGAGCACCACCACGAGTAGTGTAGGAagtgttgaagttgttggtgctAAGGAGAGCTGGGCCATTTCTCACTGCACACCAAGAGCTATTCAAGTATTTGAAATGATCCGCATCTTCGTAAGAGTAGATGAAAAGCTGAAAGTTTGATAGCGATGTATTGAAGTCGCTTATCTTCAGATCAGCCTTCGACGATAAGTTACCAGTAACTATAAGTGCCAGGTTATCGTCTGTGTCCACCACCTGCGCAAACGATCGATTGTCCCATTGGTAAACAAGATCATTCTGAGACACTCCAATCTCATAAGACCAAGTTGCAGTAAGATTTGTGGACTCGGGAGCACGAACACCAATATATAATATCGAGTCCTCGCCGCTGGAAATAGGAACATCCGCTAATGCTGAAAAATACCCATTTTCAAAGTGTACCATGGTCCCAAGCTCGTAGTTATCGAACATTGAGGCGTTAAATGAATAATAAACTACCAAACTTTGGTTTCCGCTTGCTAGCATGTCATCCGGTTGATCACATATGTTACCGGTTATGAAGATTAAAAACTCGTAGTAAGCGCCTAACCCTGTACTTGTGTTGACACTGAAGGAGTATTGTTGAAGCTCTGTTTGCTTGATCGTATTTCGGATAGGAGTGAATTCTTGTAATCCTTCTGAACCCCTATCAAGGGCTTTTTCCACCTCAGACAATTGGTCACTGTGATCATCAAGGCTGTATGCGGCGATCTCTCTGCCTACGTGAAAATCTGAAATGGCGAGGCAGACTCCAAGTAGTTGTAGTAGTATCCAGGCTTTAAATGCAACTTTCATCTCATTATAGTCTATACGCTGTTTATAAAAGGTTCCGAGGCTAGCTAGGGTCATTTAGAGTGAATCGCATATACTACCCATAGATAGCGTTTGGGTACAGGAATACTGAGCTGTGAGGCGCATTCTCCAAGATAGCCGGGAacatggctgcaaaatataTATCAAAAGATCcaaaacttcttctttttcttttttttcttgtcatCGCTGCTCGAGCGTAACTCGGGATTTGACTTTGTAGGCTCGATTCGATCCACATGCGACGAGCGCTCGTCATTGGAGAAAAATTTCTTTAACccatttctttctttaTAACTGCTAGGCGTTTCCAAATTGTGAAACTTAAGTGCTGTATGTTTTGGAGCTTGCGTAGGAGTAGGTGATTTGCTTGGCTTCGAGCTATCATCAATGGTGATGCTTGGGATCTTGGGACCGTGTTCGAACTGGACCTGTGGAGTGGGGGACACAGACGTAC
This window encodes:
- a CDS encoding tRNA N6-adenosine threonylcarbamoyltransferase, whose amino-acid sequence is MGVDLDRYVKPGRSFYLALGLEGSANKLGVGVIKHNTGELSDTNRAEVLSNVRDTYITPPGEGFLPRDTARHHRNWVVRIIKRALADAKICGEDLDCICFTQGPGMGAPLQSVVIAARTLSQLWEKPLVGVNHCVGHIEMGREITGAQNPVVLYVSGGNTQVIAYSKQRYRIFGETLDIAIGNCLDRFARTLRIPNEPAPGYNIEQMAKKGRHLVPLPYTVKGMDLSMSGILAHIDEIAKELFKKGGKKLKDAETDEPITAEDLCFSLQETLFAMLVEITERAMAHVQSNQVLIVGGVGSNERLQEMMALMVKDRRNGSVHATDERFCIDNGIMIAHAGLLGYRMGQVNDLKDTVCTQRFRTDEVFVEWRDD
- the RFC3 gene encoding replication factor C subunit 3, translating into MSNSNAKSNLPWVEKYRPSNLDDVFGQEEIISTVRKFVHEGRLPHLLFYGPPGTGKTSTITALAKEIYGPNYKNMVLELNASDDRGIEVVRNRIKEFASTMQIFSRGFKLIILDEADAMTSVAQNSLRRIIERYTKNTRFCILANYSHKLNPALISRCTRFRFQPLSENAVRDQIKYVIEKESLIMSMKAEEALLKLSKGDMRRALNVLQACKAALDSANDEIDEKMIYECVGAPDPEDIETILDSILQEDWTTSYLTFDRFKKTKGLALIDLVQAFVEILSGYELKSQTRIAILKELADIEYGVSRGGNEKIQTSAVIGVIKAAMENEA
- the MID1 gene encoding Mid1p; translation: MTLASLGTFYKQRIDYNEMKVAFKAWILLQLLGVCLAISDFHVGREIAAYSLDDHSDQLSEVEKALDRGSEGLQEFTPIRNTIKQTELQQYSFSVNTSTGLGAYYEFLIFITGNICDQPDDMLASGNQSLVVYYSFNASMFDNYELGTMVHFENGYFSALADVPISSGEDSILYIGVRAPESTNLTATWSYEIGVSQNDLVYQWDNRSFAQVVDTDDNSALIVTGNLSSKADSKISDFNTSLSNFQLFIYSYEDADHFKYLNSSWCAVRNGPALLSTNNFNTSYTTRGGALRQQFFVGGLNASTKYVGFLVSDFSGSKLGGAVYSKFEFETMSSSACSLIYDLEFCDEVAYSVPASSLDHLAERSSLAGIFDDRAKNLYANFSKALQQIACNTTMDAIYSPIRTCTDCARSYKNWLCSVTIPRCSTRNITGYVERQPNESRNTFITDEIVPPQNYFEVLPCVNVCQAIVRDCPSNFGFHCPRKNESIRLSYFWDIGAEYATCNFLGVPHAVKSGASRASTILWMVPIIIHFLWFI